The Pyrodictium delaneyi genome contains a region encoding:
- a CDS encoding SufB/SufD family protein — MTSHRERALKALKRLGRYGPDIDVEKFLRKRQGKGDGAEEALDRLGFGKEVLQRAGYVQVNEEIVRRLVLHRLERQGVVVLPLYEALEKFPWVKDYYWRAVPVDTDKYTASVEVYGKQLGYFIYVPPGVKVEQPIYTCLLITEELEAQLVHNIVIVDEGAEATLVTGCGVSHRVDKALHIGVSEFYVKRGAILRFAMIHSWGQGVHVRPRTGVVVEEDGSYISYYLIHGSVASVQSYPRIELHRNAKLYSASIIVGEGGSIYDIGTLAQLREPGASAEIVSRVMARDSARVYARARIEAYAPDTRGHIECLGLPLSPSAVIESIPELASMVEGAELTHEAAIGRIAEEELEYLMSRGFTEDEARSLLLRGFLHIEVPGLPQQVRSLIRYVERTLAEKATG; from the coding sequence CGCTCGATAGGCTCGGCTTTGGTAAGGAGGTTCTCCAGAGAGCCGGGTACGTACAGGTTAACGAGGAAATTGTACGCCGCCTAGTACTGCATAGACTAGAGCGTCAGGGCGTAGTAGTTCTCCCTCTCTACGAGGCTCTTGAGAAGTTCCCCTGGGTCAAGGACTACTACTGGCGTGCTGTCCCCGTTGATACTGATAAGTATACTGCCAGCGTAGAAGTGTATGGTAAACAGCTAGGATACTTCATTTACGTACCGCCAGGGGTTAAAGTTGAACAACCAATTTACACGTGTCTACTCATAACCGAGGAGCTTGAGGCACAACTAGTCCACAATATAGTGATAGTGGACGAGGGTGCCGAAGCCACGCTTGTAACTGGTTGTGGGGTCTCCCACAGGGTCGACAAGGCTCTCCATATAGGCGTCTCCGAGTTCTACGTAAAACGTGGTGCGATACTGAGGTTCGCCATGATACATTCGTGGGGCCAAGGAGTGCATGTAAGGCCGCGTACAGGGGTTGTAGTGGAAGAAGACGGAAGTTACATAAGTTATTACCTAATACACGGCTCTGTAGCTAGTGTACAGAGCTATCCCAGGATAGAGCTGCACCGCAACGCTAAGCTCTATAGTGCTTCAATAATAGTCGGGGAAGGCGGCTCAATCTATGATATCGGCACGCTCGCCCAGCTCCGCGAGCCCGGCGCATCCGCGGAAATAGTCTCCAGGGTGATGGCCCGAGACTCTGCCCGAGTGTACGCGAGGGCACGTATCGAGGCGTATGCCCCGGATACACGTGGCCACATAGAGTGCCTCGGGCTGCCGCTCTCCCCCAGCGCCGTGATAGAGTCTATACCGGAGCTAGCGAGCATGGTTGAAGGGGCTGAACTGACTCACGAGGCCGCTATAGGGAGGATAGCAGAGGAGGAGCTCGAGTACCTAATGTCCCGGGGTTTCACCGAGGACGAGGCGCGTAGCCTACTGCTACGAGGCTTCCTCCACATCGAGGTGCCCGGGCTACCGCAGCAAGTGCGTAGTCTCATACGCTACGTGGAGCGCACCCTGGCAGAGAAAGCTACAGGCTAA